In one Micromonospora polyrhachis genomic region, the following are encoded:
- a CDS encoding HU family DNA-binding protein produces the protein MNKAELIEALAVRLGDRKAATAALDAVLNEVQAAVTKGDRVAITGFGVFEKRVRGPRTARNPRTGEAVKVKKTSVPTFRPGAGFKEMVASGKAPKSTTPTAKKTTGATTTAKKTTAAKTTTKAATAKKTTATKTATKKAATKTAVPTKAATKTTTKKVTTAKTTPAKKAATKTTTAKKTAATKKTTAAAKKAPAKKTTTKKAATKR, from the coding sequence GTGAACAAGGCCGAGCTCATCGAGGCTCTCGCCGTACGCCTGGGGGATCGTAAGGCGGCGACGGCGGCGCTCGACGCGGTCCTCAACGAGGTTCAGGCCGCGGTCACCAAGGGCGACCGCGTGGCGATCACCGGTTTCGGGGTGTTCGAAAAGCGGGTGCGGGGCCCGCGAACAGCGCGCAACCCACGTACCGGTGAGGCGGTGAAGGTCAAGAAGACATCGGTACCGACCTTCCGGCCGGGGGCCGGCTTCAAGGAGATGGTCGCCAGCGGCAAGGCGCCCAAGAGCACCACGCCGACGGCGAAGAAGACCACCGGTGCGACCACGACCGCGAAGAAGACCACCGCTGCCAAGACCACCACCAAGGCTGCTACGGCGAAGAAGACCACCGCCACCAAGACGGCCACGAAGAAGGCCGCGACCAAGACGGCGGTGCCGACGAAGGCGGCCACCAAGACCACCACCAAGAAGGTGACCACCGCCAAGACCACGCCGGCCAAGAAGGCGGCCACGAAGACCACCACCGCCAAGAAGACCGCCGCGACCAAGAAAACCACTGCGGCGGCCAAGAAGGCTCCGGCGAAGAAGACCACTACCAAGAAAGCCGCAACCAAGCGCTGA
- the leuC gene encoding 3-isopropylmalate dehydratase large subunit: MVGVTSKAASPRTLAEKVWDAHVVRSAEGEPDLLFIDLHLLHEVTSPQAFDGLRMAGRQVRRPDLTLATEDHNTPTGYADPAFRARRGDLLTIADPTSRTQIETLRRNCAEFGVKLHPLGDDNQGIVHVIGPQLGLTQPGLTIVCGDSHTATHGAFGALAFGIGTSEVEHVLATQTLPQSRPKTMAVTVTGELRPGVTAKDLVLALIAQVGTGGGRGHIVEYRGEAIRKLSMEGRMTIANMSIEWGAKAGMIAPDEITFAYLKGRPNAPQGADWDAAVDYWRSLPTDEGATFDTEVFLDASQISPFVTWGTNPGQGIALDEAVPDPASFDTEAERTAAQRALEYMDLRPGTPLRDVPVDVVFVGSCTNGRLEDLRAAAAVLRGHKVADGVRMLVVPGSAAVRAAAEDEGLDQVFAEAGAEWRFAGCSMCLGMNPDTLTPGQRSASTSNRNFEGRQGRGGRTHLVSPPVAAATAVAGRLAAPADL, from the coding sequence ATGGTGGGAGTCACATCGAAGGCGGCATCGCCGAGGACCCTGGCCGAGAAGGTCTGGGACGCCCATGTGGTGCGATCCGCCGAGGGTGAACCAGACCTGCTCTTCATCGACCTTCACCTGCTGCACGAGGTCACCAGCCCGCAGGCCTTCGACGGCCTGCGGATGGCTGGCCGTCAGGTACGCCGGCCGGACCTGACCCTCGCGACCGAGGACCACAACACCCCGACCGGCTACGCCGACCCGGCGTTCCGGGCCCGGCGCGGCGACCTGCTGACGATCGCCGACCCGACCTCCCGTACGCAGATCGAGACGTTGCGCCGCAACTGCGCCGAGTTCGGCGTCAAGCTGCACCCGCTCGGCGACGACAACCAGGGGATCGTGCACGTCATCGGCCCCCAGTTGGGCCTGACCCAACCCGGCCTGACCATCGTCTGCGGCGACTCGCACACCGCCACCCACGGTGCCTTCGGGGCGCTGGCCTTCGGCATCGGCACCAGCGAGGTCGAGCACGTCCTGGCCACCCAGACGCTGCCGCAGAGCCGCCCGAAGACCATGGCGGTCACGGTGACCGGCGAACTCCGTCCGGGAGTCACCGCCAAGGACCTGGTGCTGGCGCTGATCGCCCAGGTGGGCACCGGCGGCGGGCGTGGCCACATCGTGGAATACCGGGGTGAGGCGATCCGCAAGCTCTCCATGGAGGGCCGGATGACCATCGCCAACATGTCCATCGAGTGGGGGGCCAAGGCCGGCATGATCGCGCCGGACGAGATCACCTTCGCCTACCTCAAGGGCCGTCCCAACGCCCCGCAGGGTGCCGACTGGGACGCGGCGGTGGACTACTGGCGCAGCCTGCCGACCGACGAGGGGGCGACCTTCGACACCGAGGTCTTCCTGGACGCCAGCCAGATCAGCCCGTTCGTCACCTGGGGCACCAACCCGGGCCAGGGCATCGCGCTGGACGAGGCCGTGCCGGACCCGGCGAGCTTCGACACCGAGGCGGAGCGGACCGCCGCCCAGCGGGCGCTGGAGTACATGGACCTGCGCCCCGGCACCCCGCTGCGGGACGTACCGGTGGACGTGGTCTTCGTCGGCTCCTGCACCAACGGCCGGCTGGAGGACCTACGGGCCGCCGCCGCCGTACTGCGCGGTCACAAGGTCGCCGACGGCGTACGGATGCTGGTCGTGCCCGGCTCCGCCGCCGTACGGGCCGCTGCCGAGGACGAGGGGCTGGACCAGGTCTTCGCCGAGGCCGGCGCCGAGTGGCGGTTCGCCGGGTGCTCCATGTGTCTGGGCATGAACCCGGACACGCTCACCCCGGGGCAGCGATCCGCCTCCACCTCCAACCGAAACTTCGAGGGCCGGCAGGGGCGGGGTGGGCGTACCCACCTGGTCTCGCCACCGGTCGCCGCCGCCACCGCCGTGGCCGGTCGGCTGGCCGCCCCGGCCGATCTGTGA
- a CDS encoding NUDIX hydrolase — MARGRWRATVAERPVIRAAGGVAWRPGDDGCVEVCLVHRPRYDDWSLPKGKLDPGEPALLAAVREIAEEADVQAVPQVRLATSRYVSNGHPKIVEYWSMRAVGAGGFQPDTEVDQLRWLPVAKAIELVSYPHDATVLRSFAELPPVSVTLILVRHAAAGSRDTWSGPDTARPLDDTGRAQAHELARLVPLIRPVRLLSASTRRCVQTFDPTADRLDLSIEVDGAFDEPTPGWGSEECGIAAADRLVELAIAGKPVAVCSQGRVIPDALERLTSAPGDFATPQGTGWLLAFAGDRLLAADHL, encoded by the coding sequence ATGGCACGTGGAAGGTGGCGGGCCACGGTTGCCGAGCGCCCGGTGATCCGGGCCGCCGGTGGGGTGGCGTGGCGGCCCGGTGACGACGGGTGCGTCGAGGTCTGCCTGGTGCATCGTCCCCGCTACGACGACTGGTCGCTGCCCAAGGGCAAACTGGATCCGGGCGAGCCGGCGCTGCTGGCCGCCGTCCGGGAGATCGCCGAGGAGGCTGATGTCCAGGCGGTGCCGCAGGTCCGTTTGGCCACCTCCCGGTACGTCAGCAACGGCCACCCCAAGATCGTCGAATACTGGTCGATGCGGGCGGTGGGAGCCGGCGGGTTCCAGCCGGACACCGAGGTCGACCAGCTCCGCTGGCTGCCGGTGGCCAAAGCGATCGAGCTGGTCAGCTATCCGCACGACGCGACGGTGCTGCGCTCCTTCGCCGAGCTGCCCCCGGTGAGCGTGACGCTGATCCTGGTCCGGCACGCCGCCGCCGGCAGCCGGGACACCTGGTCGGGGCCGGACACCGCCCGACCACTGGACGACACCGGTCGGGCGCAGGCGCACGAGTTGGCGCGACTGGTGCCGCTGATCCGCCCGGTGCGCTTGTTGTCCGCCTCGACCCGCCGATGCGTACAGACCTTCGACCCGACGGCCGACCGGCTGGACCTGTCGATCGAGGTGGACGGCGCATTCGACGAGCCGACCCCGGGGTGGGGGTCAGAGGAATGTGGCATCGCCGCCGCCGACCGGCTGGTCGAGCTAGCGATAGCCGGCAAGCCGGTGGCGGTGTGCAGTCAGGGCAGGGTGATTCCCGACGCGCTGGAACGGTTGACCAGCGCACCGGGCGACTTCGCCACTCCCCAGGGCACCGGCTGGCTGCTCGCCTTCGCCGGGGACCGGCTGCTCGCCGCCGACCACCTGTGA
- the leuD gene encoding 3-isopropylmalate dehydratase small subunit, with product MEKFTVHTGTGIPLRRSNVDTDQIIPAVYLKRVTRTGFADGLFSAWREDPQFVLNDQTYSGSSILVAGPEFGTGSSREHAVWALRDWGFRAVLSPRFGDIFRGNALKEGLLPVELEMSAIEELWALIEAEPATPVTVDLIERQVRAGVSAWSFPIDDFSRWRLMEGLDDIGLTLRHEASITSYEQLRHPFLPVVR from the coding sequence ATGGAAAAGTTCACCGTTCACACCGGCACCGGCATCCCACTCCGGCGATCCAATGTGGATACAGATCAGATCATTCCAGCCGTGTATCTCAAGCGGGTCACCAGAACCGGCTTCGCCGACGGACTCTTCAGCGCGTGGCGGGAGGATCCGCAATTCGTGTTGAACGATCAAACCTATTCCGGATCGTCGATCCTTGTGGCGGGTCCGGAGTTCGGCACCGGGTCGTCCCGAGAGCATGCCGTCTGGGCGCTACGGGACTGGGGCTTCCGGGCCGTACTCTCGCCCCGCTTCGGTGACATCTTCCGGGGGAACGCACTCAAGGAAGGACTCCTTCCGGTCGAGCTGGAAATGAGCGCCATCGAAGAATTGTGGGCGCTGATCGAGGCCGAGCCCGCCACGCCGGTGACGGTCGACCTGATCGAGCGGCAGGTCCGGGCCGGTGTCTCGGCCTGGTCGTTCCCCATCGACGACTTCAGTCGTTGGCGCTTGATGGAAGGCTTGGATGACATTGGACTCACCCTTCGGCATGAAGCTTCCATCACCTCCTACGAGCAGCTCCGGCACCCCTTCCTGCCGGTTGTGAGATAG
- a CDS encoding endonuclease/exonuclease/phosphatase family protein — protein sequence MRRPAPATVAVCLGILVLVDILRIWLPGIITIFGQAASTPAELMGAFALLWFLLPMATPALVRRTGPRPIASIAVVVLAAARLALTSTPGGQLQLYLASVGLLAGLVWLAATAATTVRPGPGLVLGLALGAAMHTALDTYDLVWRGDRLAWLVSAVLAVLLVAAQLAVPAPETAADTRTGSGVGNSRTWLLAGPTLLLTGMVALSPALAGSAVSYQFADNTRIAQPAYLADLPQGTLVGLAVALFVLTALARPDRGARWMAPLALIVGVGVFTAGSPRLWGYAMGLAALGAGLCLALTATTAPPVEAAVGIASMPPPALRGGAVDPAGTVDSAGTVDSAGTRRSFAALAGMLVFVVAAIAYYAAYDLGYPNWWVPLVVAGLVAVVALRDTTAVTGSWWSMFSAQPHERLTARLLAGLTLLAAVVVPGHLREPALDHAPGPVRLVAYNIRMGFGLDGRFDLPGLVDVIARQRPDVVVLSEVDRGWLLNGGHDTLELLARRLDLPYRFAPAADPVWGDAVLTRLPIRHSQTLPLPRVGAPTGAQALAVTLDLDGREVVVVSTHLQPPPDDGPVVQARAVARFATGYAAGRPLVVAGDMNTEPGEPAFAEFTNAGLVDALAAARPLPTSPANAPRQQIDHVFVSPDMVPSDASTTRSTASDHLPVAVTLTVG from the coding sequence ATGCGCCGCCCCGCCCCCGCCACTGTCGCAGTCTGCCTGGGAATTCTCGTCCTCGTGGACATCCTGCGGATCTGGTTGCCCGGCATCATCACCATCTTCGGCCAGGCCGCGTCCACCCCGGCCGAACTGATGGGGGCCTTCGCGCTGCTGTGGTTCCTACTGCCGATGGCCACCCCAGCACTTGTCCGGCGCACCGGTCCCCGGCCGATCGCGAGCATCGCGGTGGTCGTACTGGCCGCCGCACGGCTCGCCCTGACCAGCACCCCCGGCGGGCAACTCCAGCTCTACCTGGCCAGCGTCGGCCTGCTCGCCGGGCTGGTGTGGCTCGCGGCGACCGCCGCCACGACCGTACGACCCGGTCCGGGACTGGTGCTCGGGCTGGCCCTCGGTGCCGCCATGCACACCGCGCTGGACACGTACGACCTGGTCTGGCGGGGTGACCGGCTGGCCTGGTTGGTCAGCGCCGTACTGGCCGTGCTCCTGGTGGCGGCGCAGTTGGCTGTACCAGCCCCGGAGACGGCCGCTGACACCCGTACCGGCTCGGGGGTAGGCAATTCCCGCACCTGGCTGCTCGCCGGCCCCACGCTGCTGCTCACCGGCATGGTGGCCCTGTCGCCGGCGCTGGCCGGCAGCGCCGTGTCCTACCAGTTCGCCGACAACACCCGGATCGCCCAACCGGCGTATCTGGCGGATCTGCCGCAGGGGACGCTCGTCGGGCTCGCCGTCGCACTCTTCGTCCTGACCGCCCTGGCACGGCCGGACCGGGGCGCCCGGTGGATGGCACCGTTGGCGCTCATCGTCGGCGTGGGGGTCTTCACCGCTGGCTCGCCCCGACTATGGGGATACGCGATGGGACTGGCTGCCCTCGGTGCCGGGCTCTGTCTCGCCCTGACCGCAACTACCGCGCCCCCAGTGGAGGCAGCGGTGGGCATCGCGAGCATGCCCCCTCCGGCGCTGAGGGGCGGCGCCGTCGACCCGGCCGGGACGGTTGATTCGGCAGGGACGGTCGATTCGGCCGGGACCCGGCGTAGCTTCGCCGCCCTGGCCGGAATGCTCGTCTTCGTCGTCGCCGCCATCGCCTACTACGCCGCTTACGACCTTGGTTATCCCAACTGGTGGGTGCCGCTCGTGGTGGCCGGGCTGGTCGCCGTGGTCGCGCTCCGGGACACGACGGCCGTCACGGGCAGCTGGTGGTCCATGTTCTCCGCCCAGCCGCACGAGAGACTGACCGCCCGGTTGTTGGCAGGACTCACCCTGCTCGCCGCCGTCGTCGTTCCCGGCCACCTCCGGGAACCGGCCTTGGACCACGCCCCCGGACCGGTACGGCTGGTCGCCTACAACATCCGGATGGGCTTCGGACTGGACGGGCGTTTCGACCTGCCCGGCCTGGTGGACGTCATCGCGCGGCAGCGGCCCGATGTGGTGGTACTCAGCGAGGTCGACCGGGGCTGGCTGCTCAACGGCGGACACGACACCCTGGAACTGCTCGCCCGGCGGCTCGACCTGCCCTACCGGTTCGCCCCCGCCGCCGACCCGGTCTGGGGCGACGCCGTACTCACCCGCCTACCGATCCGACACAGCCAAACGCTGCCGTTGCCCCGCGTCGGCGCTCCGACCGGCGCGCAGGCGCTCGCGGTCACCCTGGACCTCGACGGTCGGGAGGTGGTGGTCGTCTCCACCCACCTGCAACCGCCACCGGACGACGGACCGGTGGTCCAGGCCCGGGCCGTGGCCCGCTTCGCCACCGGGTACGCCGCCGGCCGGCCGCTCGTGGTGGCCGGGGACATGAACACCGAACCGGGGGAACCGGCGTTCGCCGAGTTCACCAACGCCGGGCTGGTCGACGCGCTGGCCGCCGCCCGACCGCTGCCCACCAGCCCGGCGAACGCACCGCGCCAGCAGATCGACCACGTCTTCGTCTCGCCCGACATGGTCCCCAGCGACGCCAGCACAACGCGTAGCACCGCCTCCGACCACCTTCCCGTGGCGGTGACCCTCACGGTCGGCTGA
- a CDS encoding IclR family transcriptional regulator translates to MSGVGVLDKAVVILAACVDGASLAELVERTKLPRATAHRLAQALEIHRMLVRDTQGRWRPGPRLGELANAAPDVLLTAAEPLLSALRDATGESAQLYLRRADERICVAAAERASGLRDTVPVGSVLPMTAGSAAQVLLAWEPPEAVMPLLPRCKFTGRTLAEVRRRGWAQSVAEREAGVASVSAPIRDRTGRVIASISISGPIERLGRRPGDRHAMAVVRAGQRLSGL, encoded by the coding sequence ATGAGCGGTGTCGGCGTTCTCGACAAGGCGGTGGTCATCCTGGCCGCCTGCGTCGACGGCGCCAGCCTGGCCGAACTCGTCGAGCGCACGAAGTTGCCGCGCGCCACCGCACACCGGTTGGCGCAGGCCCTGGAGATCCATCGAATGCTGGTCCGGGACACCCAGGGACGCTGGCGACCCGGCCCCCGACTGGGCGAACTGGCCAACGCCGCACCTGACGTGCTGTTGACTGCCGCCGAGCCGTTGCTGTCCGCATTGCGGGACGCCACCGGCGAGAGCGCCCAGCTCTACCTACGTCGGGCCGACGAGCGGATCTGCGTGGCCGCCGCCGAACGGGCCAGCGGACTACGGGACACCGTCCCGGTCGGCTCGGTGCTGCCGATGACCGCCGGTTCGGCCGCCCAGGTCCTGCTCGCCTGGGAGCCGCCGGAGGCGGTGATGCCGCTCCTGCCCCGGTGCAAGTTCACCGGCCGCACCCTGGCCGAGGTACGACGCCGCGGCTGGGCACAGAGCGTCGCCGAGCGGGAGGCCGGTGTGGCAAGCGTCTCCGCTCCGATCCGGGACCGGACCGGCCGGGTCATCGCCTCGATCAGCATCTCCGGCCCGATCGAACGACTCGGCCGGCGGCCGGGTGACCGGCACGCGATGGCTGTCGTTCGAGCCGGACAGCGGCTCAGCGGCCTCTGA
- a CDS encoding RNA degradosome polyphosphate kinase encodes MPSAGLPAVNLPSADLPAVDLPSVHLPSLPADRFLDRELSWLDFNARVLALAEDPATPLLERVKFLAIFASNLDAFYMVRVARLHRQWRAGLPMGNGNRPPRARLDLISGKVADLVTRHTDCLTEEVLPALAAQGVHLPRWAELDPTEHDRLRAYFQEEILPVLTPLVVDPAAPFPYVFNRSLHLAVVLADPTVAVGPGTGGSSPADGPERLAWVRVPQNVPRFVRVERDAPGSWFLPVEELVAAQLGQLFPGRRVVGCHPFRVTRTAEVEVAEERDGDLLQVLERRLARRRFGPLVRLEVAVPFPDRVLKLLSRLLAVDLRDVSRVPGRLDLSALWQLYEEVDRPDLKERPFVPATHPRLATEVERPGDAERLAAEVEGPGDVFAALRNGDILVHHPYHSFATSVQRFVTEAAADPDVLAIKLTLYRTSGDSPIVAALVAAAAAGRQVVVLVEVRARFDEVANIGWARMLDRAGCQVVYGLAGLKTHAKVALVVRREGDGIRRYCHVGTGNYHPRTARLYEDLGLLTADPEVGADVSDLFDVLTGCRRQVDYRRLLVAPHGLRRGLVERIDREIVYHRSGRPGLIQIKVNSLVDEEIVEALYRASQAGVRVDLVVRGMCTLRPGIPGLSENIRVRSIVGRFLEHSRIFRFGSGSGNGSGSGSGNSSGSGPGSGSGGSGEAEFWFGSADLMHRNLHRRVEALVRVTDPVARAELDHLLTAAMSPQVAAFELAADGSWHRHTGTPDGRSVHLHELLLRRAVTTRNRRSAEMEHHGYPASATDIP; translated from the coding sequence CTGCCGTCGGCTGGCCTGCCGGCGGTTAACCTGCCATCAGCTGACCTACCGGCGGTTGACCTACCGTCGGTTCACCTGCCGTCGCTGCCTGCGGATCGGTTCCTCGACCGGGAGCTGTCCTGGCTGGATTTCAACGCACGGGTGCTGGCGCTGGCCGAGGACCCGGCCACTCCCCTGCTGGAGCGAGTGAAGTTCCTGGCCATCTTCGCCAGCAACCTGGACGCGTTCTACATGGTCCGGGTGGCTCGGCTGCACCGCCAATGGCGGGCTGGGCTGCCGATGGGCAACGGAAACCGACCGCCACGTGCCCGGCTGGATCTGATCTCCGGGAAGGTCGCCGATCTGGTCACCCGGCACACCGACTGTCTCACCGAAGAGGTGCTGCCGGCGTTGGCCGCCCAGGGCGTCCACCTGCCCCGCTGGGCGGAACTGGACCCGACCGAGCACGACCGGCTGCGAGCGTACTTCCAGGAGGAGATCCTGCCGGTGCTCACGCCGCTGGTGGTGGACCCGGCGGCTCCGTTCCCGTACGTCTTCAACCGGTCGCTGCACCTGGCGGTCGTGCTCGCGGACCCAACGGTGGCGGTGGGTCCGGGGACGGGTGGCAGTAGCCCGGCGGATGGGCCGGAGCGGTTGGCCTGGGTCAGGGTGCCGCAGAACGTGCCACGGTTCGTCCGGGTCGAACGGGATGCCCCGGGATCCTGGTTCCTGCCGGTGGAGGAGCTGGTCGCGGCCCAACTGGGGCAACTCTTCCCCGGCCGGCGGGTGGTCGGGTGTCATCCGTTCCGGGTGACCCGCACCGCCGAGGTGGAGGTGGCTGAGGAGCGCGACGGGGACCTGTTGCAGGTGTTGGAACGCAGGTTGGCCCGCCGCCGCTTCGGCCCACTGGTACGCCTCGAAGTGGCCGTCCCGTTCCCCGATCGGGTGCTGAAGTTGCTGTCGCGGCTGCTGGCCGTGGACCTCCGGGACGTGTCGCGGGTGCCGGGGCGGTTGGACCTGTCGGCGTTGTGGCAGCTCTATGAGGAGGTGGACCGGCCCGACCTGAAGGAGCGACCCTTCGTGCCGGCCACCCATCCGAGGCTGGCCACCGAGGTCGAGAGGCCGGGCGACGCCGAGAGGCTGGCCGCCGAGGTCGAAGGGCCGGGCGACGTCTTCGCGGCGCTCCGCAACGGGGACATCCTCGTGCACCATCCGTACCACTCGTTCGCGACCAGCGTGCAGCGCTTCGTGACGGAGGCCGCCGCCGACCCGGACGTGTTGGCAATCAAGCTGACGCTCTACCGCACCAGCGGCGATTCGCCGATCGTGGCCGCCCTGGTGGCGGCGGCTGCCGCCGGCAGGCAGGTGGTGGTGCTGGTGGAGGTACGGGCCCGGTTCGACGAGGTGGCCAACATCGGCTGGGCCCGGATGCTGGACCGGGCCGGCTGTCAGGTCGTCTACGGGCTGGCCGGGTTGAAGACGCACGCCAAGGTCGCGCTGGTGGTACGGCGGGAGGGTGACGGGATCCGGCGCTACTGCCACGTCGGCACGGGGAACTACCATCCGAGGACCGCCCGACTGTACGAGGACCTGGGCCTGCTCACCGCCGATCCGGAGGTGGGGGCGGACGTGTCCGACCTGTTCGACGTGCTGACCGGCTGCCGCCGACAGGTCGACTATCGACGGCTGCTGGTCGCCCCGCACGGCCTACGGCGGGGGCTGGTCGAGCGAATCGACCGGGAGATTGTGTACCACCGGTCGGGGCGGCCCGGTCTGATCCAGATCAAGGTCAACTCGCTGGTCGACGAGGAGATCGTGGAGGCGCTCTACCGCGCCTCGCAGGCCGGCGTCCGCGTCGATCTGGTCGTTCGGGGCATGTGCACGCTGCGGCCGGGCATACCGGGGTTGTCGGAGAACATCCGGGTACGTTCGATCGTCGGCCGGTTCCTGGAGCACTCACGGATCTTCCGGTTCGGCAGCGGCTCGGGAAACGGGTCCGGCAGCGGCTCGGGAAACAGCTCCGGTAGCGGGCCCGGTAGCGGCTCCGGCGGCAGCGGGGAGGCGGAGTTCTGGTTCGGGTCGGCCGACCTGATGCACCGTAACCTGCACCGCCGGGTGGAGGCACTGGTCCGGGTGACCGACCCGGTCGCCCGCGCCGAACTGGACCATCTGCTGACCGCCGCGATGAGCCCGCAGGTGGCGGCGTTCGAGTTGGCCGCCGACGGCAGTTGGCACCGCCACACCGGTACGCCGGATGGTCGGTCCGTCCATCTGCACGAGCTGCTGCTGCGGCGGGCGGTGACGACACGAAATCGCCGCTCGGCAGAGATGGAACATCATGGCTACCCGGCATCGGCGACCGACATACCCTGA
- a CDS encoding fumarylacetoacetate hydrolase family protein, translating to MRIARFAHAKGMSFGVVEGEPDAGPEALTIAEIEGHPFGQIKLTDARWALADVRLLSPILPSKVVCVGRNYVEHAAEQAAEVPAEPMLFLKPSTSVIGPRDAIRLPPQSKRVDHEAELAVVIGPPGARRADRETASKAIFGYTCANDVTARDLQRTDGQWGRAKGFDSFCPLGPWIATGLDVSDLEVRCEVGRNPDEMEVRQLGRTKDMVFDVPTLVSYVSHVMTLLPGDVILTGTPAGISPLADGDTVTVRIENIGSLSNPVVPLS from the coding sequence GTGCGTATCGCTCGTTTTGCTCATGCCAAGGGAATGTCGTTCGGTGTCGTCGAGGGGGAGCCGGATGCCGGTCCCGAGGCGCTGACCATCGCCGAGATCGAGGGCCACCCGTTCGGACAGATCAAGCTCACCGACGCGCGGTGGGCGCTGGCCGACGTTCGGCTACTCTCGCCCATCCTGCCCAGCAAGGTCGTCTGCGTCGGCCGGAACTACGTGGAACACGCCGCCGAGCAGGCCGCCGAGGTGCCGGCCGAACCGATGCTCTTCCTGAAGCCGTCCACCTCCGTGATCGGGCCACGGGACGCGATCCGGCTGCCGCCGCAGAGCAAGCGGGTCGACCACGAGGCCGAGCTGGCCGTGGTCATCGGCCCGCCCGGTGCCCGCCGGGCCGACCGGGAGACGGCGAGCAAGGCCATCTTCGGCTACACCTGTGCCAACGACGTGACCGCGCGGGACCTGCAACGTACCGACGGGCAGTGGGGCCGGGCCAAGGGCTTCGACTCGTTCTGCCCCCTCGGCCCGTGGATCGCCACCGGGCTGGACGTCAGTGACCTCGAAGTCCGGTGTGAGGTGGGTCGCAACCCGGACGAGATGGAGGTACGGCAGCTCGGGCGGACCAAGGACATGGTCTTCGACGTGCCGACTCTGGTGTCGTACGTCTCACACGTGATGACCTTGTTGCCGGGTGACGTGATCCTGACCGGCACTCCGGCGGGGATTAGCCCGTTGGCGGATGGGGATACCGTCACGGTGCGCATCGAGAACATCGGCAGTTTGTCGAATCCGGTGGTCCCGCTGAGCTGA